In Devosia sp. XK-2, one DNA window encodes the following:
- the hemN gene encoding oxygen-independent coproporphyrinogen III oxidase, which yields MHPELRDLVDRYSAPVPRYTSYPTAPHFHAGIGPDTYARWLGALAPDATISLYLHIPYCDRLCWFCGCHTKHTLRYEPVAAYLEALHNEIDWVGAKLAGRGRVTAIHLGGGSPTLVSPQDLLTLKAKLSGAFNIAEDAEISIEIDPNDLDAGRYDAMAQFGLTRASLGVQDFDPHVQRAINRLQSFEQTKTVVDAMRARGVGSVNLDLLYGLPFQTEEGLARTISSALDLRPDRVALFGYAHVPWMKPHQKMIPEDALPDRHARFSQAALAAELLAAAGLEPIGFDHFALPGDALAVAARQGRLRRNFQGYTDDAAEALIGLGASAIGQLPQGYVQNITATADYSKAVSSGSGATAKGFALAPADKLRARTIASLLCYFRIDERDLAGFGAAATALLREAAATALVDTDGLTEMRDGAFVVTDKGRPFVRAVAARFDAYFGTGTARHSAAV from the coding sequence ATGCACCCCGAACTCCGCGATCTGGTTGATCGCTATTCCGCCCCTGTGCCCCGCTATACGAGCTATCCCACGGCCCCGCATTTCCATGCCGGCATCGGGCCGGACACCTATGCGCGCTGGCTCGGCGCGCTGGCACCCGACGCAACGATTTCGCTTTATCTGCACATCCCCTACTGCGACCGACTATGCTGGTTCTGTGGCTGCCATACCAAGCACACCCTGCGCTATGAACCGGTAGCGGCCTATCTTGAGGCGCTGCATAACGAAATCGATTGGGTGGGCGCAAAGCTTGCCGGGCGCGGTCGCGTGACGGCTATTCACCTGGGCGGCGGCTCGCCCACGCTCGTTTCCCCACAAGATTTGCTGACCCTCAAGGCCAAGCTCTCCGGCGCCTTCAACATCGCCGAGGATGCGGAGATCAGCATCGAGATCGATCCGAACGATCTCGATGCGGGACGCTATGATGCGATGGCCCAGTTCGGCCTGACTCGGGCCAGCCTGGGCGTACAGGATTTCGACCCGCATGTGCAAAGGGCGATAAACCGCCTGCAAAGTTTTGAGCAAACCAAGACCGTCGTCGATGCCATGCGCGCCCGCGGCGTCGGTTCGGTCAACCTCGATCTGCTTTATGGGCTTCCGTTCCAGACCGAGGAAGGCCTGGCCCGCACAATCTCGTCCGCCCTCGATCTGCGACCCGACCGTGTCGCCCTGTTCGGCTATGCCCATGTTCCCTGGATGAAGCCGCATCAGAAAATGATCCCTGAGGACGCTCTGCCCGACCGGCACGCCCGTTTCAGCCAGGCCGCCCTGGCCGCAGAATTGCTGGCGGCCGCTGGGCTGGAACCGATCGGCTTCGACCACTTCGCCCTGCCCGGCGACGCGCTTGCCGTGGCGGCACGGCAAGGCCGGCTACGCCGCAATTTTCAGGGCTATACCGACGACGCGGCCGAGGCATTGATCGGTCTGGGCGCCTCGGCCATCGGTCAGCTTCCGCAGGGCTATGTGCAAAATATTACGGCGACCGCCGACTACAGCAAGGCCGTCAGCTCAGGTTCGGGCGCAACCGCAAAGGGCTTCGCCCTGGCGCCCGCCGACAAACTGCGTGCCCGCACCATAGCGAGCCTGCTTTGCTATTTCCGTATCGATGAGCGCGACCTGGCTGGCTTTGGCGCCGCCGCGACCGCACTCCTGAGGGAGGCTGCCGCGACCGCTTTGGTCGATACAGACGGACTAACCGAAATGCGCGACGGGGCCTTTGTCGTCACCGACAAGGGGCGGCCCTTTGTTCGCGCCGTCGCGGCCCGCTTCGACGCTTATTTCGGCACGGGAACCGCCCGCCACTCTGCTGCGGTCTAG
- a CDS encoding helix-turn-helix domain-containing protein: MPGSKDVERTFAAGPGRVIGATTVLFHEGDRADALYEVVSGVFRATKVFQDGRRQVVAFAYPGDVIGFGHGDAYRFDCDALTPARVQVTARGEIGRVMRSRPELGEKLLAMAAGEVASMHELSVLLCRKSAVERIAGFLLSLAGRTGKLGNEQRVSLPMCRADIADHLGLTIETVSRNLTKLKVRNIIDLPDRGSFILRDLDRLSALAECESVVH; the protein is encoded by the coding sequence GTGCCTGGTTCGAAGGATGTCGAGCGGACATTTGCCGCCGGACCTGGACGCGTGATTGGCGCGACCACTGTTCTGTTTCATGAAGGCGACAGGGCGGACGCGCTATATGAGGTGGTCTCCGGCGTCTTCAGAGCCACCAAGGTCTTCCAGGATGGCCGCCGCCAGGTCGTCGCTTTTGCCTATCCCGGCGATGTTATCGGTTTCGGTCATGGCGATGCCTATCGCTTCGATTGCGATGCATTGACGCCCGCGCGGGTGCAAGTCACGGCGCGGGGAGAGATCGGCCGCGTCATGCGCAGCCGGCCCGAACTGGGTGAGAAGCTGTTGGCCATGGCCGCGGGTGAAGTGGCCAGCATGCACGAATTGTCGGTTCTGCTGTGCCGCAAATCGGCGGTGGAAAGGATCGCGGGCTTCCTGCTTTCGCTCGCGGGCCGCACCGGCAAGCTCGGCAATGAGCAACGTGTGAGCCTGCCCATGTGCCGCGCGGATATTGCGGACCATTTGGGGCTGACCATCGAGACTGTCAGCCGCAATCTGACCAAGCTCAAAGTGCGCAATATTATCGACCTGCCCGATCGCGGCAGCTTCATCCTTCGGGATCTGGACCGCCTGAGCGCCCTGGCGGAATGCGAGAGCGTGGTGCACTGA
- a CDS encoding response regulator gives MQSHHILVVDDDAQIRRMLRRCLEDEGYRVSESSGEGIEAALRSGLDLVTLDLNLGHEDGLAIARRIRQQSDVPIIMITGKGDMIDRIVGLELGADDYIAKPFHLREVLARIRSVLRRSAGNAPTPADAGAIRFDGFVLDPARRSLAAPDGQAIELTSGEFDLLLLFARHAHAVLSRDRIMDLLKGHDWAPNDRSIDNQVARLRKLIETNTRNPKLIKTVRGAGYTFTPNSLD, from the coding sequence ATGCAGAGCCACCACATCCTTGTTGTCGATGACGACGCGCAAATCCGCCGCATGCTGCGTCGCTGCCTAGAGGACGAGGGCTATCGCGTCAGTGAATCAAGTGGCGAGGGTATCGAGGCGGCCCTGCGCAGCGGCCTCGACCTGGTCACGCTGGACCTCAATCTCGGTCATGAAGACGGTCTCGCGATTGCCCGCCGCATCCGCCAGCAGTCTGATGTCCCCATCATCATGATCACCGGCAAGGGCGATATGATCGACCGCATTGTCGGTCTCGAACTCGGCGCTGACGACTATATTGCCAAGCCGTTCCACCTGCGCGAGGTGCTGGCCCGCATTCGGAGTGTTCTGCGCCGCAGTGCCGGCAATGCGCCCACGCCCGCCGATGCCGGGGCAATCCGCTTCGACGGCTTCGTGCTCGATCCGGCCCGGCGCAGTCTTGCCGCGCCCGACGGCCAGGCCATCGAACTCACCAGCGGCGAATTCGACCTGTTACTGCTGTTCGCGCGCCATGCCCATGCCGTGCTCAGCCGCGACCGGATCATGGACCTGCTCAAGGGCCACGACTGGGCACCCAACGACCGCAGTATCGACAATCAGGTGGCACGCCTGCGCAAACTGATTGAGACCAACACGCGCAATCCCAAGCTCATCAAGACCGTGCGCGGCGCCGGCTATACGTTTACGCCGAACAGCCTGGATTGA
- a CDS encoding PAS domain S-box protein, which translates to MSDPQTDHAALIGQARKLQAMLESAVDAIITIDGAGIITTVNPAAARLFGYPQDAFIGRNVHFLMPEPYHSAHDGYIANYRNTGARKIIGIGREVTGRRSDGSTFPMHLAVSEFEMDGRVHFTGIIHDLSGQKATEQALRQAQKMEAMGQLTGGIAHDFNNLLTVIIGNLEMLEAKLTTTAQRELATEALEAADLGSRLTARLLAFARRSHLEPEVVNLNDFVLGLTDMLHRTIGSTISLSNALTPRLWSTLIDPSQVESAIVNLAVNARDAMPDGGRLIIETGNVTIDTAMSEELDALAPGDYVRLSVADTGLGMPRSVRERAFEPFFTTKEKGRGTGLGLSMIYGFAKQSGGHASIYSEPGRGTTVNIYLPRHGAVAVQTEAVDETGAGVAGKTILVVEDDPRVRKLTVNRLEALNYATLVAADAQEALTILGSGAEVDLVFTDLVMPGGISGYELARRVGVDWPGLPVLLTSGYADELVRRDADAIAELKVLGKPYRLADLARAIAEAFEK; encoded by the coding sequence GTGAGCGACCCACAGACAGACCATGCTGCCCTGATTGGCCAAGCGCGCAAATTGCAGGCCATGCTGGAATCGGCGGTGGACGCCATTATTACCATCGACGGGGCGGGGATCATCACAACGGTCAATCCGGCGGCGGCGCGCCTGTTCGGCTACCCGCAGGATGCCTTTATCGGTCGGAATGTGCATTTCCTGATGCCCGAACCCTATCACTCGGCGCATGACGGCTATATCGCCAATTACCGCAATACCGGGGCCCGCAAGATCATCGGCATTGGCCGGGAGGTCACCGGCCGGCGCAGCGACGGCTCCACCTTTCCCATGCATCTGGCGGTCAGCGAATTCGAGATGGACGGGCGGGTCCATTTCACCGGCATCATTCACGACCTGTCGGGGCAGAAGGCAACCGAGCAGGCGCTGCGCCAGGCCCAGAAGATGGAAGCCATGGGGCAGTTGACCGGTGGCATCGCCCACGATTTCAACAATCTGCTGACGGTCATTATCGGCAATCTGGAAATGCTCGAGGCCAAACTGACCACGACGGCGCAGCGCGAACTGGCGACGGAGGCTCTTGAGGCGGCGGATCTCGGCTCTCGGCTTACTGCGCGCCTATTGGCCTTTGCCCGGCGCTCCCATCTTGAGCCGGAAGTGGTCAATCTCAACGATTTCGTGCTCGGTCTGACAGACATGCTGCACCGCACGATCGGGTCGACCATCTCCCTGTCCAACGCTTTGACGCCGCGCCTGTGGTCGACGCTGATCGATCCGTCCCAGGTCGAGAGCGCCATCGTCAACCTTGCGGTCAATGCGCGTGACGCCATGCCGGATGGCGGGCGGCTGATCATTGAGACGGGCAATGTGACAATCGACACCGCAATGTCGGAAGAGCTCGATGCGCTGGCTCCCGGCGACTATGTGAGATTGTCGGTGGCCGATACCGGGCTTGGCATGCCCAGATCTGTGCGCGAGCGCGCCTTCGAGCCCTTTTTTACGACCAAGGAGAAAGGGCGCGGCACGGGGCTGGGGCTATCGATGATCTATGGCTTTGCCAAGCAGTCGGGTGGGCATGCCAGCATTTACAGTGAGCCGGGGCGGGGGACGACGGTCAATATCTATCTGCCGCGCCACGGCGCTGTGGCGGTCCAGACTGAAGCGGTGGACGAAACCGGCGCAGGGGTCGCCGGCAAAACCATCCTTGTGGTCGAGGACGATCCCCGTGTGCGCAAGCTCACCGTCAATCGACTGGAGGCGCTGAACTATGCGACGCTCGTTGCGGCCGATGCGCAGGAAGCCCTGACGATCCTGGGCAGTGGGGCCGAGGTCGATCTGGTTTTCACCGACCTTGTCATGCCCGGCGGCATTTCGGGCTATGAGCTGGCGCGGCGGGTTGGGGTGGACTGGCCGGGGCTGCCGGTTCTTCTGACCTCGGGCTATGCCGACGAACTGGTGCGGCGCGATGCCGATGCCATTGCCGAGCTCAAAGTGCTGGGCAAACCTTATCGCCTGGCCGATCTGGCGCGGGCCATTGCGGAGGCGTTCGAAAAGTGA
- a CDS encoding hemerythrin domain-containing protein, translating into MPQGPTLKPLLACYERITVACDALESIADSLPDRVAAGECEKAADETVAALIHMHDCETRLLLPLLRASRRPEFNRIAKDIDQTHKVDSEAAMEVEEVLKAFAHGRPILSTDATGYLLRAFFEGIRRHIGRQRDLLALVEDTKPAGPSLH; encoded by the coding sequence ATGCCCCAAGGCCCGACCCTGAAACCGCTATTGGCATGTTACGAACGGATCACCGTGGCGTGTGATGCGCTGGAATCCATCGCCGATTCCTTGCCGGACCGCGTGGCGGCAGGCGAGTGCGAAAAGGCAGCCGACGAAACCGTCGCAGCGCTGATCCATATGCATGATTGCGAAACGCGATTGCTCTTGCCCCTCTTGCGCGCCTCGCGCCGTCCGGAATTCAATAGGATTGCCAAAGACATCGACCAAACCCACAAGGTCGATAGCGAAGCGGCAATGGAGGTGGAGGAAGTCCTCAAGGCCTTTGCCCATGGCCGGCCGATCCTGTCCACCGATGCCACGGGCTATCTGCTGCGGGCCTTCTTCGAAGGCATCAGGCGGCATATTGGCCGTCAGCGGGATTTACTGGCCTTGGTCGAGGATACCAAGCCGGCCGGCCCTTCACTTCACTAG
- the ccoS gene encoding cbb3-type cytochrome oxidase assembly protein CcoS, producing MSGLAILIPCALGLGALALAAFYWSLSSGQFDDIEGAGQRILLDSPGPDVVRPKIAADTTPTPPRDGLVK from the coding sequence ATGTCCGGCCTCGCCATTCTCATTCCATGCGCTCTCGGTCTCGGCGCGCTCGCCCTGGCGGCCTTCTACTGGTCGCTCAGTTCCGGTCAGTTCGACGATATTGAAGGGGCGGGGCAAAGAATATTGCTGGACTCGCCAGGCCCGGACGTCGTTCGCCCCAAGATTGCCGCGGACACGACGCCTACGCCGCCGCGCGACGGCCTAGTGAAGTGA
- a CDS encoding heavy metal translocating P-type ATPase, with protein sequence MTVEAAGPPAAHGPELLSDLVRHNGEGEREICFAVPDAYCAACIQSIESGLAAVPGVTGARVNLTRRQVTIRHDASTDLEALAPAILRSGYRTFAIDPADLAEKDPVLSELVRSLAVAGFAAGNIMLFSVSVWAGADQATRDMFHWLSALLALPAVAYAGRPFFRSAWSAVRVGRANMDVPIAIGVIVTTALSLYETATGGAHAFFDASTMLLFFLLVGRTLDHVMRMRARSAVEGLSRLQPRAATRLLEDGSLQVVRLAQIEPGMTLLLRAGERVPVDGRLLFGPVQVDLAMVSGESQPAVLDAGAVLVAGAAVLDAAARLEVLRPAAESFLSRMAEMMQASEDVRTHYRRLADRVARLYAPVVHLTAAVTLAGWLLAGAGWHLALLNAVSVLIITCPCALALAVPIVHVVAASRLFGAGVLVRDGAALEKLSRVRIAAFDKTGTLTEGQLRLIPDMAIEPALLRRAAWLAQGSNHPLCQALLAASPAEQPAPQRSREIAGAGVEALQDGVVWRLGNAAFCGAADNGLHPGSQVWLSRSGETLACFRFSDRPRAEAKQALAALAEQGVETTMLSGDRPSAVEAVGAAVGLTSFRGGLQPADKVAAIQALRSPEAAVLMVGDGINDAPAMRAADVSMAPGSAADIGRAAADLVMTRNRLTDVPFAIAVARKADRLVRQNLVFSLAYNVVVLPLAIAGQVSPLIAAIAMSSSSLVVVLNAMRLRFGISEP encoded by the coding sequence ATGACAGTCGAGGCCGCAGGTCCGCCGGCCGCGCATGGGCCGGAGCTTCTCTCCGATCTGGTGCGCCATAATGGCGAGGGCGAGCGGGAAATCTGCTTTGCGGTGCCGGATGCCTATTGTGCGGCCTGCATCCAATCGATTGAATCGGGCTTGGCGGCGGTGCCGGGGGTCACGGGGGCACGGGTCAATCTGACACGCCGCCAGGTCACCATTCGTCACGACGCGTCGACCGATCTCGAGGCCCTAGCGCCTGCCATTCTGCGCAGCGGCTATCGTACCTTTGCCATCGACCCTGCCGATCTTGCCGAGAAGGACCCCGTGCTCTCCGAACTGGTGCGCAGTTTGGCCGTGGCGGGGTTTGCCGCGGGCAATATCATGTTGTTCTCCGTGTCCGTATGGGCCGGGGCCGATCAGGCGACGCGCGACATGTTCCATTGGCTCTCGGCCCTATTGGCATTACCCGCCGTGGCCTATGCGGGGCGTCCATTCTTCCGGTCGGCCTGGTCGGCAGTGCGGGTGGGACGCGCCAATATGGACGTGCCGATTGCCATCGGCGTCATCGTTACGACGGCCCTCAGCCTTTATGAAACCGCGACGGGCGGTGCGCATGCCTTTTTCGATGCATCGACCATGCTGCTGTTCTTCCTTTTGGTTGGGCGCACACTGGACCATGTGATGCGGATGCGGGCTCGGAGCGCGGTGGAGGGACTGTCCCGGCTGCAACCACGCGCTGCGACACGTCTGCTCGAAGACGGCAGCCTGCAGGTGGTGCGGTTGGCACAGATCGAACCGGGCATGACCCTATTGCTGCGAGCCGGCGAAAGGGTGCCGGTGGATGGCCGGTTGTTGTTCGGACCGGTGCAGGTTGACCTTGCCATGGTCAGCGGAGAGTCGCAGCCGGCTGTGCTGGATGCCGGTGCGGTGCTGGTGGCGGGTGCCGCGGTGCTCGACGCCGCTGCGCGACTCGAGGTCCTACGGCCAGCTGCCGAGTCCTTCCTCAGCCGCATGGCCGAGATGATGCAGGCCTCCGAGGATGTGCGCACGCACTATCGTCGATTGGCAGACCGGGTGGCCAGACTTTACGCCCCGGTGGTTCACCTCACCGCCGCTGTGACGCTGGCTGGTTGGCTTTTGGCCGGCGCGGGCTGGCATCTGGCGCTGCTCAACGCCGTGTCGGTGCTGATCATTACCTGTCCTTGCGCGCTTGCCCTGGCCGTCCCGATTGTTCATGTGGTCGCCGCCAGCCGGCTGTTTGGCGCCGGCGTCCTGGTGCGTGACGGCGCAGCATTGGAAAAATTGAGCCGGGTGCGCATCGCTGCTTTCGACAAAACGGGCACGCTCACCGAAGGGCAGTTGCGGCTGATCCCGGACATGGCAATCGAGCCGGCCCTGCTGCGCCGGGCCGCCTGGCTGGCACAGGGCAGCAACCACCCATTGTGCCAGGCTCTGCTGGCGGCCAGCCCGGCGGAACAGCCAGCGCCGCAACGAAGCCGGGAAATCGCCGGCGCGGGGGTCGAGGCCTTACAGGACGGCGTCGTCTGGCGCCTCGGCAATGCTGCTTTTTGCGGCGCCGCGGACAATGGTCTCCATCCCGGCAGCCAGGTCTGGCTCAGCCGGAGCGGCGAGACGCTGGCCTGTTTTCGGTTTTCTGACCGGCCCCGAGCCGAGGCCAAGCAGGCGCTGGCGGCGCTGGCCGAGCAGGGGGTGGAAACCACCATGTTGTCCGGGGACCGGCCTTCGGCGGTGGAGGCGGTCGGGGCGGCAGTCGGGTTGACCTCATTCAGAGGCGGTTTGCAGCCTGCCGACAAGGTCGCGGCCATTCAGGCACTTCGGTCGCCCGAAGCGGCGGTTCTGATGGTCGGCGACGGTATCAACGATGCGCCAGCCATGCGGGCGGCCGATGTGTCCATGGCGCCCGGTAGCGCGGCTGACATTGGGCGGGCGGCAGCGGACCTAGTGATGACACGCAACCGCCTGACCGATGTGCCCTTCGCAATTGCCGTGGCGCGCAAAGCCGACCGGCTGGTCCGGCAGAATCTTGTCTTTTCGCTGGCCTATAATGTGGTTGTTTTGCCGCTGGCCATCGCTGGCCAGGTGTCGCCGTTGATCGCTGCGATAGCCATGTCCTCGTCGTCGCTGGTGGTGGTTCTCAATGCCATGCGGCTCAGATTTGGAATTTCGGAACCTTAG
- a CDS encoding FixH family protein produces the protein MNTTAKPFTGWHMLAIICTFFGVVIAVNVTMAVSSMRTWTGLVVANSYVESQRFNEKQHRIAAQREAGWSVQTQYRDGQIVFAARQADGAALTLEAVSAFVRRPVGGHDDATIALVREGGAYIGAHELAAGVWDVIITTAPTALGAIEYESRIVVE, from the coding sequence ATGAACACGACCGCCAAGCCATTCACGGGATGGCATATGCTGGCCATTATCTGCACCTTTTTCGGCGTGGTGATTGCCGTCAATGTGACCATGGCCGTCTCCTCCATGCGCACCTGGACAGGGCTGGTGGTTGCCAATTCCTACGTGGAAAGCCAGCGCTTCAACGAAAAGCAGCACAGGATTGCCGCGCAACGGGAGGCTGGATGGTCGGTCCAGACCCAATATAGGGACGGGCAGATTGTCTTTGCAGCCCGCCAGGCGGATGGAGCCGCGCTGACCCTTGAGGCGGTCTCGGCCTTTGTGCGCCGTCCTGTCGGCGGGCATGACGATGCCACTATCGCCCTGGTGCGGGAGGGCGGCGCCTATATTGGCGCGCATGAACTGGCCGCGGGCGTGTGGGACGTGATCATTACCACCGCGCCGACAGCGCTGGGCGCTATCGAGTATGAGTCCAGGATTGTCGTGGAATGA
- the ccoG gene encoding cytochrome c oxidase accessory protein CcoG, with protein sequence MTTSATDPAPTRIDVEAVNSAKTRQSLYAARRKIFPKRADGFFRRLKWIVMAITLTIYYVTPWLRWDRGDYAPDQAVLLDLANRRFYFFFIEIWPQEFYYVAGLLVMAGVGLFLVTSTVGRAWCGYTCPQTVWVDLFLVVERAIEGDRNARIKLEAAPWSFDKLVKRVSKHGIWLAIGVLTGGAWVFYFADAPTLLVDLVTLQAPLVAYATIAILTATTYTFGGLMREQVCTYMCPWPRIQAAMLDEHSLTVTYNDWRGEPRGKHAKKTAAAGQAVGDCVDCNACVAVCPMGIDIRDGQQLECITCALCIDACDDIMTRLGRDRGLISYTTLSDYNANMNAATGPQGIDPTRVRKPGGGWVETLRHTNWRSVIRPRTLIYFGVWALVGLAMLVALSMRSELGLNVLHDRNPLYVLLSDGSIQNGYDVKILNMTNAPREVSFSIEGLPGATITSPNLADEPTDMLDLIVEPDLVLPLRIYVRAPKGQTAGQTDFTMLAKAADGSAIATEHVRFEAPGPLQ encoded by the coding sequence ATGACGACCAGCGCCACCGATCCGGCACCAACCCGCATTGATGTCGAGGCGGTCAATTCGGCCAAGACGCGGCAATCGCTTTATGCGGCCAGGCGCAAAATCTTTCCCAAAAGGGCGGACGGCTTCTTCCGGCGTCTCAAATGGATCGTCATGGCGATTACGCTGACGATCTACTACGTAACACCCTGGCTGCGCTGGGATCGAGGGGACTATGCACCGGATCAGGCGGTACTGCTCGATCTGGCCAACCGCCGGTTCTACTTCTTCTTCATCGAGATATGGCCGCAGGAATTCTACTATGTCGCCGGTCTTCTGGTTATGGCGGGAGTGGGCCTGTTTCTCGTCACCTCGACCGTTGGGCGGGCCTGGTGCGGCTATACCTGTCCGCAAACGGTGTGGGTCGATCTTTTCCTTGTGGTCGAGCGGGCTATCGAGGGTGACCGCAATGCCCGCATCAAGCTCGAGGCGGCGCCCTGGTCATTCGACAAACTGGTCAAGCGGGTGTCCAAGCATGGCATCTGGCTGGCCATCGGGGTTCTGACAGGGGGCGCCTGGGTCTTCTACTTTGCCGATGCGCCGACGCTACTTGTCGACCTGGTGACATTGCAGGCGCCATTGGTGGCCTATGCGACTATCGCGATCCTCACCGCGACCACATATACATTCGGTGGGCTGATGCGCGAGCAGGTCTGCACCTATATGTGCCCCTGGCCCCGCATCCAGGCGGCGATGCTCGACGAGCATTCGCTGACCGTGACCTATAATGACTGGCGCGGCGAACCGCGCGGCAAGCATGCCAAGAAGACCGCTGCGGCCGGCCAGGCCGTTGGCGATTGCGTGGATTGCAATGCCTGCGTGGCTGTCTGTCCAATGGGGATCGATATTCGCGACGGGCAGCAACTCGAGTGCATTACCTGCGCGTTGTGCATCGATGCCTGCGACGACATCATGACCCGCCTCGGTCGGGATCGCGGGCTGATATCCTATACGACATTGAGCGATTACAATGCCAATATGAATGCCGCGACCGGACCGCAGGGTATCGACCCGACACGGGTCCGCAAGCCCGGAGGCGGCTGGGTCGAGACATTGCGCCACACCAATTGGCGCTCGGTCATCCGTCCGCGCACGCTGATCTATTTCGGTGTGTGGGCACTTGTCGGTCTGGCGATGCTGGTGGCCCTGTCCATGCGCAGCGAGCTTGGCCTGAACGTCTTGCACGACCGCAATCCGCTCTATGTCCTGTTGTCCGATGGCTCGATACAAAACGGCTATGACGTCAAGATTCTCAATATGACCAATGCGCCGCGGGAGGTGAGTTTCTCCATCGAGGGGCTGCCGGGCGCGACCATTACCTCGCCCAATCTGGCCGATGAGCCGACCGATATGCTCGACCTGATCGTTGAGCCCGACCTGGTCCTGCCGCTGCGCATCTATGTTCGCGCGCCCAAGGGCCAAACGGCTGGACAGACCGATTTCACCATGCTGGCCAAGGCCGCCGACGGCTCGGCCATCGCCACCGAACATGTGCGCTTCGAGGCTCCAGGACCCCTTCAATGA
- the ccoP gene encoding cytochrome-c oxidase, cbb3-type subunit III has product MTDKHNEKEIDALTGTETTGHEWDGIKELNTPMPRWWLWTFYATIAFSVAYTVLFPAWPLISSATGGVLGYSSRADLHQDLNNVQAANQEVIDRIAALPLDEILADAELVRFANAAGASAFKVNCSQCHGTGAAGAAGYPNLNDDSWIWGGTIEDIHTTIAHGVRSATDPDTRYNLMPNFGTDGMLDSAQIHDMVAYVANLSGIESEPASADAHQLFLDNCAGCHGEDAKGIAELGAPDLTDAIWLYEGSVASIEAQLTKARHGMMPAWSEKLDDVTIKELAVYVHGLGGGQ; this is encoded by the coding sequence ATGACTGACAAGCACAACGAAAAGGAAATCGACGCCCTGACCGGCACCGAAACGACCGGGCATGAATGGGACGGTATCAAGGAGCTCAATACGCCCATGCCGCGCTGGTGGCTGTGGACCTTCTACGCCACGATTGCATTTTCGGTGGCTTATACGGTCCTGTTTCCTGCCTGGCCTTTGATATCGAGCGCCACCGGCGGCGTACTTGGCTATTCAAGCCGCGCCGACCTGCATCAGGATCTGAACAATGTGCAGGCGGCCAATCAGGAGGTGATCGATCGTATCGCTGCTTTGCCGCTGGATGAAATCCTGGCGGATGCGGAGCTGGTGCGGTTTGCCAATGCGGCGGGCGCCTCGGCGTTCAAGGTCAATTGCTCGCAGTGTCATGGCACGGGAGCGGCGGGTGCGGCGGGCTATCCAAACCTGAATGACGATTCCTGGATTTGGGGTGGCACAATCGAGGATATCCATACCACGATCGCCCATGGTGTCCGCTCGGCCACAGATCCCGATACCCGCTATAACCTGATGCCCAATTTCGGCACCGATGGCATGCTGGATAGCGCCCAAATTCACGACATGGTGGCCTATGTGGCGAACCTGTCGGGGATCGAGAGCGAGCCGGCCAGCGCCGATGCGCATCAATTGTTCCTCGATAATTGTGCCGGTTGCCATGGCGAGGATGCCAAGGGCATTGCCGAACTCGGCGCACCCGACCTGACCGATGCGATCTGGCTCTATGAGGGCTCTGTCGCTTCGATCGAGGCGCAGCTGACCAAGGCGCGCCATGGCATGATGCCCGCCTGGTCGGAAAAGCTGGACGATGTGACTATCAAGGAGCTGGCGGTTTACGTGCACGGTCTGGGCGGCGGTCAATAA
- a CDS encoding cbb3-type cytochrome c oxidase subunit 3, whose protein sequence is MDYDALRHFADSWGLVYMFGIFLAVILFLLRPSARQRAVDAAQIPLREGAMEIGHD, encoded by the coding sequence ATGGATTATGACGCTTTGCGGCACTTCGCCGACTCCTGGGGACTTGTCTACATGTTCGGAATTTTCCTGGCGGTCATCCTCTTCCTGCTTCGTCCCAGCGCCCGCCAGCGGGCGGTAGACGCAGCCCAGATTCCTCTGCGTGAGGGCGCCATGGAGATCGGCCATGACTGA